cacactgttgcccgatgccccAACTGTCACCAGTCGCACCATGCATGGTTCAGAGGatgccctgtcagactggagaAGATCTGGATGGATAAAGGGCATAACTCCAccacctgcaagacctcaagACCGCCAGCCGCCCCCAAGACGACCTCCAAGCCAACCAAGGATTGATCCCAGGACCAACCTACCTCCTCCACCACAAACTCCTCATCCTTTTAACCAAAAACCACGTCATTATATCccaaacccctcatcctttccttccctccaacctccaattcccaaaccccttccaacacccccgacccctaaggttattccctcaacccctcagtttattcccccaacccctcaggttattcCTCCAGCCTTTGCATCGCCGAAGACGCCGACTCCTGCTCGTGTCgaagcaggaactcagacagAACAAGCACCAGTTGAAGATATGCAGTTCGAGACAACTACTGAAGCTCCCGTTTTGTATGCCGAGGCTGGAACGCAAACAGAGGACTTCACACCTAAGAAAGAACTCAAATCTGTCGCCTCTGGGAGTGAATTCCGCTTCGTAGGAGAACAAGGGATAAACAAGCTCCTGATGACCTATGACGAATTCAATGCCTTCGTTCATCGAGCCCTATCCGACAAACATTACACTTTTAACGAACGACTGTTTACAGATCTTTTCCAGGAAGCCCTCAactttgagatctccctcccaGATGATTTCCTCCAATCTGAATTTCGATTCAGAACTCCTCAAAGACAATTACCAATTCTGCAATAGAACaatcatcaactgttctctgagctcgtccacgctctgttggacctagggatcagttccagatgacctccttcgtgaaaagtgctgtttatagcattaactgctttttcttttactaaacaatcctcctttcccctccgtttttcggccgcctcacgtctaacgaccgaatatttcaactgtcactctaactaccgcttaagctgttgtttacttttgttttgctttctctaaaacttataatatttcgtttttctctcgccgaatctctattactaacgatcggcactttttattctattgtcgttaagtgaaatatggtacttgaactcaatAGAGTTTTGTGTgctttttttcccgtttttctacgactataaatttttcgttttccttactggctatctctgactcgccaggactcgctactatcgatctttatctcctactaatgggtaccttacggtttaaaggggtttgtaaccttgcctgttcacctttcctttcctttttcaaatcataccatctcacttgcataacccatagaatcataaataaaagctcacctcatatccttaaaaatcacctttccacatccaaaaattcaaatgacctacgggctgctctatgagcaagagctcgtgctggcaaaaagccagcttaatcttcaacaacaacatcatatttgtatcagtacgcttgataacgtcaat
The sequence above is drawn from the Macrobrachium nipponense isolate FS-2020 chromosome 32, ASM1510439v2, whole genome shotgun sequence genome and encodes:
- the LOC135207151 gene encoding uncharacterized protein LOC135207151, which produces MKLTFASRNSNQRATLLPDAPTVTSRTMHGSEDALSDWRRSGWIKGITPPPARPQDRQPPPRRPPSQPRIDPRTNLPPPPQTPHPFNQKPRHYIPNPSSFPSLQPPIPKPLPTPPTPKVIPSTPQFIPPTPQVIPPAFASPKTPTPARVEAGTQTEQAPVEDMQFETTTEAPVLYAEAGTQTEDFTPKKELKSVASGSEFRFVGEQGINKLLMTYDEFNAFVHRALSDKHYTFNERLFTDLFQEALNFEISLPDDFLQSEFRFRTPQRQLPILQ